The proteins below are encoded in one region of Juglans microcarpa x Juglans regia isolate MS1-56 chromosome 4D, Jm3101_v1.0, whole genome shotgun sequence:
- the LOC121261363 gene encoding protein NDL1-like gives MGESSDSVSVDIDILSFGGKECVVKTSKGSVSVFICGDQEKPALITYPDVALNYMSCFQGLFFCPDATSLLLHNFCIYHIDAPGHEVGADVISSDAPLPSVDDLADQVAEVLDFFGLKEVLCLGVTAGAYILTLFAMKYTERVLGLILVSPICKAPSWTEWLYNKVLLNLLYFYGMCGVLKECLLQRYFSKELRCGMHGAESDIIHTFRRVLDERQSLNVMRYLQAINARHDLTEGLKKLQCKTLIFVGESSEFHAESVYMSAKMGRKSCALVEVQACGSLVTEEHPYAMLIPIEFFLMGFGYYRQQHFASTSSNGSNPTSPSCHSCIAPELFSPESLGIKLKPIKTRVDIEI, from the exons ATGGGCGAGTCAAGTGACTCGGTTTCCGTTGACATTGATATCCTATCTTTTGGAGGGAAG GAGTGTGTGGTGAAGACAAGCAAAGGTTCAGTCTCTGTGTTTATATGCGGGGACCAAGAAAAGCCTGCTTTGATAACATACCCAGATGTTGCTCTCAATT ACATGTCTTGTTTCCAAGGCCTCTTCTTCTGCCCAGATGCAACTTCTTTGCTGCTTCATAACTTCTGTATTTACCACATTGATGCCCCAGGCCATGAG GTAGGAGCTGATGTTATTTCTTCAGATGCTCCATTGCCTAGCGTGGACGACCTTGCAGACCAGGTAGCTGAAGTGCTCGATTTCTTTGG GCTGAAAGAGGTTCTGTGCTTAGGTGTAACAGCTGGAGCTTATATCCTTACCCTCTTTGCA ATGAAATATACAGAGCGGGTGCTTGGGTTGATTCTGGTGTCCCCTATCTGTAAAGCACCATCATGGACTGAGTGGCTCTACAATAAG GTATTGTTGAATTTGTTATACTTCTATGGCATGTGTGGTGTACTGAAGGAATGCCTCCTCCAGCGTTACTTTAGTAAG GAACTTAGGTGTGGCATGCATGGTGCAGAGTCGGACATAATACACACTTTCAGAAGG GTACTGGATGAAAGGCAGAGTTTGAATGTCATGCGGTACCTTCAAGCAATTAATGC GAGGCATGACCTTACAGAGGGCTTGAAGAAGTTGCAGTGTAAGACACTTATTTTTGTAGGAGAAAGTAGTGAATTCCACGCAGAATCTGTGTATATGAGTGCcaaaatgggaagaaaaagCTGTGCTCTTGTTGAG GTTCAAGCTTGTGGCTCACTGGTGACGGAAGAGCATCCATATGCTATGCTAATTCCTATTGAATTCTTCTTGATGGGGTTCGGTTACTACAGACAACAACATTTTGCCTCCACATCAAGTAATGGCTCGAACCCAACTAGCCCTTCTTGCCATTCATGCATAGCACCGGAGCTTTTCTCTCCAGAGAGTCTTGGGATCAAACTTAAACCGATCAAAACCCGAGTAGATATTGAAATTTGA
- the LOC121259905 gene encoding ER membrane protein complex subunit 2-A has protein sequence MVSKTEETQLSNLENQVDNGGGGAWEFLCLVRKLKVRRSEKVLKHGLSILRDPKKRSSLGPEEWTLYEQVAIAAMDCQCLNVAKDCIKVLHKKFPESKRVGRLEALLLEANGSWEEAEKAYSSLLEDNPLDQAIHKRRVAMAKAQGNMSGAIEFLNKYLEIFMADHDAWRELADIYVSLQMYKQAAFCYEELILSQPMVPQYHLAYADVLYTLGGLEHLQTAKKYYASTIDLTGGKNTRALFGICLCSSAIGQLSKGRNKDDKESPELQSLAATALEREYKQIAPDKLTLLTTALKSLKVSA, from the exons ATGGTGAGCAAGACGGAGGAGACTCAGTTGAGCAATCTGGAGAACCAGGTGGacaatggaggaggaggagcttGGGAGTTCCTCTGCCTGGTCAGGAAGCTCAAGGTCCGGCGTTCCGAGAAGGTTTTGAAGCATGGGTTGTCGATCCTCAGGGATCCCAAAAAGCGATCCAGCCTCGGCCCGGAAG AATGGACTCTTTATGAGCAAGTAGCAATTGCAGCTATGGATTGCCAATGTCTTAATGTTGCAAAG GACTGCATAAAGGTTCTACACAAAAAATTTCCAGAGAGCAAAAGAGTTG GCAGGCTGGAGGCGTTGTTGCTTGAAGCAAATGGGTCCTGGGAAGAGGCAGAAAAAGCTTACTCAAGCCTTTTAGAAGACAATCCACTAGATCAA GCAATACATAAGAGGAGGGTAGCTATGGCAAAGGCCCAAGGAAATATGTCTGGGGCCATCGAATTTCTCAATAAATATCTTGAAAT ATTTATGGCTGATCATGATGCCTGGAGAGAGCTGGCTGATATATATGTTTCCTTACAAAT GTACAAGCAAGCAGCATTTTGCTATGAGGAGCTAATATTATCTCAACCCATGGTTCCCCAATACCACTTAGCATATGCTGAT GTGCTTTATACACTTGGTGGACTGGAGCACCTTCAAACTGCAAAGAAATATTATGCATCCACCATAGACTTAACAGGAGGCAAAAATACCAGAGCGCTTTTTGGAATCTGCTTG TGTTCTTCTGCCATTGGACAGCTTTCTAAAGGACGGAACAAGGACGACAAGGAAAGCCCAGAGCTACAATCTCTGGCAGCAACAGCCTTGGAGAGAGAATACAAGCAGATAGCACCTGACAAGCTTACTCTGCTTACCACTGCCCTTAAAAGCTTGAAAGTTTCAGCATAA